The following proteins are co-located in the Purpureocillium takamizusanense chromosome 10, complete sequence genome:
- a CDS encoding uncharacterized protein (COG:L~EggNog:ENOG503NU2J~BUSCO:EOG09263QH4) — protein sequence MASSSSSDDALGSPPPPVAIVCVGMAGSGKTTFMQRINAHLHEKQTPPYVINLDPAVLSVPFESNIDIRDSVNYEEVMKQYNLGPNGGILTSLNLFATKVDQIVNLLEKRAQPDPQKPDRKPIEKILVDTPGQIEAFVWSASGTILLESLASSFPTVIAYIIDTPRTASTSTFMSNMLYACSILYKTKLPMILVFNKTDVKDASFAKEWMTDFEAFQAALQRDEESDALGGVEGGGHGGSGYMGSLLNSMSLMLEEFYSHLSMVGVSSFMGTGIDDFFEAVEGKRQEFMRDYYPELQRRREERENQRQAARDKELGKMMEGMSVDQQLQKQQQQQQQAADDESDDVDVASDNDSDDSDEEMEKEGLQERYQAAMGDNEHSIVADASFAKYLHKQRQ from the exons atggcatcctcgtcgtcttcggaCGATGCCttgggctcgccgccgccgcccgtggccatTGTCTGTGTCGGCATGGCAG GCTCCGGCAAGACGACGTTCATGCAGCGCATCAACGCGCACCTCCACGAGAAGCAGACGCCGCCGTACGTTATCAACCTCGACCCGGCGGTGCTGTCGGTGCCCTTCGAGTCCAACATCGACATCCGCGACTCGGTCAACTACGAAGAGGTCATGAAGCAGTACAACCTGGGCCCCAACGGCGGCATCCTAACGTCGCTCAATCTCTTCGCCACAAAGGTCGACCAGATCGTGAACCTGCTGGAGAAGCGCGCCCAGCCCGACCCGCAGAAGCCCGACCGCAAGCCCATCGAGAAGatcctcgtcgacacgcCCGGCCAGATCGAGGCCTTTGTCTGGTCCGCCTCGGGCACCATCCTGCTCGAGTCgctggcgtcgagcttcccCACCGTCATCGCCTACATCATCGACACGCCGCGCaccgcgtcgacgtcgacgttcATGTCCAACATGCTCTACGCCTGCTCCATCCTCTACAAGACGAAGCTGCCCATGatcctcgtcttcaacaAGACGGATGTGAAAGACGCCTCGTTCGCCAAGGAGTGGATGACGGACTTTGAGGCCTTCCAGGCCGCCCTGCAGCGCGATGAAGAGTCAgacgccctgggcggcgtggagggcggtggccacggcggcagcgggtaCATGGGCAGCCTGCTCAACTCGATGAGCCTCATGCTGGAGGAGTTTTACTCGCACCTGAGCATGGTCGGCGTGAGTTCCTTCATGGGCACGGGCATCGACGACTtcttcgaggccgtcgagggcaagcGTCAGGAGTTTATGCGCGACTACTACccggagctgcagcggcggagggaggagcgcgagaaccagcgccaggcggcgcgcgacaAGGAGCTCGGCAAGATGATGGAGGGCATGTCTGTcgaccagcagctgcagaagcagcaacagcaacagcaacaggCGGCGGATGACGAATCGgacgacgtggacgtggCCAGCGACAACGACTCggacgactcggacgaggagatggagaaggaggggcTGCAGGAGCGGTACcaggcggccatgggcgaCAACGAACACTCCATCGTTGCGGATGCGAGCTTTGCCAAGTACCTCCACAAGCAGCGACAGTGA
- the BUD7 gene encoding bud site selection protein (COG:S~EggNog:ENOG503NWR4~BUSCO:EOG0926142Y), giving the protein MVAPAVPDLTEEVLHESIDARTESLVALRELGPPDLVHLVKQGVRNSGKQTGIYHHVTGVDASSSASLAAYINTLTYKDNGPNATSKIVEGVYCCYNAFSRLDMRVHVSIPGTVESYCVDERGEKRKASDELWLETYLCSVLRAYSYADDGSGDTIRRIVGVRRFNPVTNTETEHRFLHAAEQLFFRGWQLGSDSVVQVPTNVSNHLTTGLLKYLQTTGRYASGINLFEKLRTQSVEVSSLLAKVLFMGNEEVSGVKTLYQSLQETPMDYVMLDTQAEFLIKKSQKAETPEMKEERLRMALGCADRSTIAAPSEFGTWARLAQVYVAMEDWENALTTLNSCPMFTYQDKDTPVMPEPREVHLPILPETRLDEIDSEPESRFSEQVDASLLGLRAATYRGTFKEAYKILTEMTAKIGWDQLLKIRSNVFVMEDEYRTEKQEATSAPSKRSPSLDGLRGTPDPTANGGEPDDKEETEADKSEKGDENDDGETEKTEQVADTLAPNGHSNGLEKPSNTVGPQEVKADSDNSVSNDEHLSKLNTKRLCERWLDSLFMVLYEDLRVYTIWRTQMAQYRAQQMQYKKSAEEWEILGALAERLQHLDEAVEAYRACLSLRFSPKALAGVLRVFEKTKSTRETVASVIRLVTWQYRWYSEFSPELLHTIRTLIEDEGAVKVRSIIQATSLPQNVLDLTHHYAALCATFRSSGTDG; this is encoded by the exons ATGGTCGCGCCAGCAGTGCCCGA CCTGACCGAAGAGGTTCTTCACGAGTCGATCGATGCCAGAACGGAGTCGCTTGTCGCGCTGCGGGAGCTTGGCCCGCCGGATCTCGTCCACCTGGTCAAGCAAGGCGTGCGCAATTCCGGCAAACAG ACCGGCATCTACCATCACGTAACCGGCGTCGATGCTTCCTCATCCGCGAGTCTCGCCGCGTACATCAACACCCTGACCTACAAGGACAATGGCCCCAATGCCACCTCCAAGATTGTCGAAGGCGTCTACTG CTGCTACAATGCTTTCTCACGACTTGACATGCGCGTGCACGTGTCCATCCCTGGCACCGTCGAGAGCTActgcgtcgacgagcgaggcgagaAGCGAAAGGCGTCGGACGAGCTCTGGCTGGAGACGTATTTGTGCAGCGTCCTCAGAGCATACTCATACGCCGATGACGGCAGTGGCGATACAATTCGGCGCATCGTTGGCGTCCGCCGCTTCAACCCTGTCACCAACACCGAGACCGAACACCGCTTTCTCCACGCCGCTGAGCAGCTCTTCTTCCGAG GGTGGCAACTGGGTTCAGATTCTGTCGTCCAGGTCCCGACAAACGTCTCCAACCACCTAACCACGGGTCTCCTCAAATACCTCCAGACGACCGGTCGATACGCCTCTGGGATCAACTTGTTTGAAAAGTTGCGAACACAGAGTGTTGAGGTGTCTTCCCTGTTGGCCAAGGTCCTATTCATGGGCAATGAAGAGGTGTCGGGGGTCAAAACGCTATACCAGTCACTGCAGGAGACACCGATGGACTATGTCATGCTCGACACGCAGGCGGAATTTCTCATCAAGAAATCTCAAAAGGCAGAGACACCAGAGATGAAGGAGGAGCGGCTCCGAATGGCCCTGGGCTGCGCAGACCGCAGCACCATCGCCGCGCCGAGCGAGTTCGGGACGTGGGCGAGACTGGCTCAGGTCTATGTCGCGATGGAGGACTGGGAGAACGCCCTCACCACCCTCAATTCGTGCCCCATGTTTACGTACCAGGACAAGGATACCCCCGTGATGCCGGAGCCGAGAGAGGTACACCTCCCGATCCTGCCGGAGACGAGACTGGACGAGATCGATAGCGAGCCAGAGTCGCGCTTCTCGGAGCAGGTCGACGCCAGTCTTCTCGGCCTGCGTGCGGCGACGTATCGTGGAACGTTCAAGGAGGCGTATAAGATCCTGACGGAAATGACGGCCAAGATTGGATGGGACCAGCTTCTCAAGATTCGAAGCAATGTCTTTGTCATGGAGGATGAGTACCGAACTGAGAAGCAGGAGGCCACGAGCGCTCCTTCAAAACGAAGCCCGAGCTTggacggcctgcgcggcaCGCCGGACCCCACTGCGAATGGTGGTGAGCCGGACGACAAGGAGGAAACAGAGGCTGACAAGTCGGAGAAGGGTGATGAGAATGACGACGGGGAGACGGAGAAGACGGAGCAAGTGGCGGATACGCTGGCACCCAATGGCCATAGCAACGGACTCGAGAAGCCTTCGAATACGGTTGGTCCGCAGGAGGTCAAGGCGGACAGCGACAAC AGCGTTTCCAACGACGAGCATCTTTCCAAGCTGAACACAAAGCGCCTGTGTGAGAGATGGTTGGACAGCCTGTTCATGGTGCTATACGAAGACTTGCGGGTGTATACAATCTGGCGAACGCAGATGGCGCAGTACCGGGCGCAGCAAATGCAGTACAAGAAATCGGCGGAGGAATGGGAGATCCtgggggcgctggcggagcggCTACAGCatctggacgaggccgtcgaggcgtaCCGAGCGTGCCTGTCGCTGCGCTTCAGCCCCAaggcgctggctggggtGCTGCGCGTATTCGAGAAGACGAAGAGCACGCGCGAGACGGTGGCGTCGGTGATCCGGTTGGTAACGTGGCAGTACCGGTGGTATAGCGAGTTCAGTCCGGAGCTGCTGCACACGATCCGGACCCTgatcgaggacgagggcgcggtCAAGGTGCGGAGCATCATCCAGGCGACGAGCCTGCCGCAGAACGTGCTGGACCTGACTCACCACTACGCGGCACTGTGCGCGACATTTCGCAGCAGCGGGACGGACGGCTAG
- the HIR3 gene encoding Histone transcription regulator 3 (COG:K~EggNog:ENOG503NUPI), whose amino-acid sequence MPAFQAINLEPEENVDEQIDTTKELHVDEALKRFQTALKLHAQGPRAREEAAAAYKDLFASEIFDYREARTDYERTERQADGRPEVSALESFSAGLDIDAGGADGVAASLSQALYLSYKNYGQFFLDKLKDECKSDLEWNKKVRLRYHDELASKVLDNWTAALDQDPSDPELWRRAARFASSLNSGRIKRYCLEAAVELDDDPAIMEVEPPSLAEGLAGQQLKDYLQVLDDNMSLSHPVMAPWLNMEMPALIKRHLDPIPFLPEPTATLAPSPLPAEPPNAVGDGQEDPDESVGEDVAETIASWPSFGIELMKCLQDTSGALQACRQVLKAAQEDAEMAEDEQEKGQPDSETSPVDDKSGETYAKDKSKQLERQTSAITDEGSKASEPSQKERETSMSTRKRSQSTAGLAEATEDNGAEKRSKRVRRRTETKDLEETTDPGTLIADRIQRYQEVDSNLFQMTKNILESLGVEDKDTLDCLQELLGSCTVEDRPSKVTRRGALDLRSIMTGFSEETAMVLLNKKEQATLGLSSFLEHAKSGSQEKPQVPAFNESQGLRKFTERVSKYQDWMTSNDIAFEWVRSVSESYTGWKWSDAMKVAVVQMLNRADAIVYERIMGQFEAFADAPDRLADLETLVPMLFELHLDIYERITNPSSAVDYATRMETKYRLDRWLDVASTYVRLLGRPDQDPLCVRFLWASVLASSLADNPVREHILLLWTSLRDFLMAEDVGQMDLPNNVVMPTISAAAADREISKLTTMDFFLGLFQEEMEDPVHVIETLEPVLNPSSVYIPKASESPGASADPSERTLEDKQVDAPSDEQPEEDTPVDGRPISEFANQGLRDLWKFLRNSSTELRLFLWSRLGDAYAKIKYPTKRFSCLLKSIEMIVADLEGDTYAQTPDDSRRLLFMRTLKSLDELLIQALSTALNDGSAFDIIDDDHIRSSSCAIAKVNCLLHVAPLCEDEARVGMTTAPSNNSTFMSLVTKLREMQVRAWSLQYTIFKAALPQQESVISPENDLADFLAAVHRAIGLRKFCKVSNKIFLKMMRLELLKFKNIENWEDNLGQVLYDLHGLKLGVGVWEVQEHGCPYDKLEKRQSMQLVEKIMILANRMPMKDLLKSDLKTTIEHMQQTIGQPKSTPQMYHNLRNFTEALKKPIHPLRLYQALSGGVAVDSVTANVPEAALAKFGWFFLLGMIALTKFKGVDLNRRQTPGATDDLRIGATFLRLQLQFTADNWEAWFRLAECFDYELDESVLWSADKMNKDRAELVKFQRNAIHCYTLALSHSRHLEIGVNDSDPLHDLYHKFAMRLYSSSREPFAMEPFKHSDQERFFIETMGAGTFKKILHDEMSEYKVWKFAAKLFRMAMARRPANWKNPYMLAKCYWKMFQTPEERLDATDRKSRITTTLVVDSLKKSIEVATNAQKSRRSDPILEPHYKIVSVLHKIVTRGDMTPSEAETTMSKQPFGLVRQHPESDQWGDFSKPHQWEDYVIHNLTRLRDRDRSNWHHRIVMRHARILFEEGKSFGEMDEGVDRRLVVAEAAFAILKENMFTKTMVMNVWKCDAERPGRHYVFTEQYVRFMTKLLQIKADRTNLELLLRRLRKKGADFYHFTDLWATCSMAYIELLRAAYKVLPVSDDVYKSLSTEEFDIISERITEWAAGDGPHIDELTCMKEAVELKKLNANLMKATPIDDLISECYTKIYLDVAPTLPGVEPSKIIAERNHAKEVAAQLEAVAQADAKQPKSLSSLLNPTNGQESAAGSATPLDADKSEAAPRARKGVRRPDILRKAEQAVVRVMEVPKPATIKSRVGSMSSKRGSQTPAMALSDAGSDEDEDEDEEGPDAQVRREAAENLDEEMPDADVHDEGEDDGHDDSRADKEHDTEVGSIHDSADDESDLSDVPEGYDEEVPPGLLFPNLSRAQESGETSGEEADSESEGEEGDEADEADEDEAEQRSGAEEEHDEEGEQEHEHEEEDEDGGVAEDVAHEGEHAHEDEQEDGLDEHMDEVEGEGEEEEEDDAEEVDEEEEEEGDEEEAEEVGEEEGEEDEEEAEGEGEDEGEGEDEDGDEDGDEEDEEGEEGVNDDTEIGEADAEHGSD is encoded by the exons ATG CCTGCGTTCCAGGCCATCAACCTCGAGCCCGAGGAAAACGTCGACGAACAGATCGATACCACCAAAGAGCTTCAT GTCGACGAAGCCCTCAAGCGCTTCCAGACTGCGCTGAAACTCCACGcccaagggcctcgagctcgtgaagaagccgccgctgcctaTAAGGACCTGTTCGCCTCCGAAATATTCGACTATCGAGAAGCGAGAACCGACTACGAGCGAACCGAACGACAAGCTGATGGCCGCCCTGAAGTGTCCGCTCTCGAGTCTTTCTCGGCTGGCTTGGATATCGACGCTGGGGGGGCCGATGGCGTTGCGGCCAGTCTGTCGCAAGCCTTGTATCTTTCGTACAAGAACTACGGCCAGTTCTTCCTtgacaagctcaaggacgagtGCAAGTCGGACCTAGAGTGGAACAAGAAGGTGCGGCTCCGCTACCATGACGAGCTGGCGAGCAAAGTTCTCGACAACTGGACAGCCGCACTGGACCAAGATCCTTCAGACCCGGAGCTATGGAGAAGAGCCGCTCGCTTCGCGTCATCCTTGAACAGTGGGCGCATCAAACGGTACTGCCTGGAGGCAGCCGTCGAGTTGGATGACGAccccgccatcatggagGTTGAGCCGCCTTCCCTGGCCGAGgggctggcgggccagcAACTGAAGGACTATCTGCAAgtgctcgacgacaacaTGTCCCTGTCGCATCCCGTGATGGCGCCATGGCTCAATATGGAGATGCCGGCCCTCATCAAACGACACCTGGACCCTATACCGTTTCTACCCGAACCGACGGCGACTCTGGCGCCGTCACCCTTGCCCGCCGAACCCCCGAACGCCGTTGGGGACGGGCAGGAAGACCCTGACGAGTctgtcggcgaggatgtcgCGGAGACCATCGCTAGCTGGCCCAGCTTTGGTATCGAGCTGATGAAGTGCCTTCAGGATACTAGCGGCGCCCTGCAGGCCTGCCGGCAGGTCCTCAAGGCAGCTCAAGAAGACGCAGAAATGGCCGAAGATGAGCAGGAGAAAGGACAACCGGATTCCGAGACGAGCCCCGTGGATGACAAGTCGGGGGAGACTTATGCAAAGGATAAATCCAAGCAACTGGAGCGACAGACATCCGCCATCACCGACGAGGGATCCAAGGCGTCGGAGCCATCGCAGAAGGAGCGCGAAACGTCCATGTCCACGAGAAAGCGATCGCAGTCGACGGCAGGCCTTGCGGAAGCGACAGAAGACAACGGTGCCGAAAAGCGCAGCAAACGAGTGCGCAGGCGGACCGAGACAAAGGACCTTGAGGAAACGACCGACCCCGGAACCCTCATCGCCGACCGGATCCAGCGGTACCAGGAAGTCGATTCAAATCTATTCCAAATGACCAAAAACATACTAGAGAGCCTTGGCGTCGAAGACAAAGACACCTTGGACTGTCTCCAGGAGCTGTTAGGCTCTTGTACCGTCGAGGACAGACCTTCCAAGGTCACCCGACGAGGCGCCTTGGATCTGCGCAGCATCATGACCGGATTCAGTGAGGAGACTGCTATGGTGCTTTTGAACAAGAAGGAGCAAGCGACGCTGGGCCTCTCCTCGTTCCTTGAGCACGCCAAATCGGGATCTCAGGAGAAGCCACAAGTGCCAGCCTTTAACGAATCCCAGGGGCTGAGGAAATTTACTGAGAGGGTTTCCAAGTACCAGGATTGGATGACGAGCAATGATATTGCATTTGAATGGGTGCGATCCGTGAGCGAGAGCTACACCGGCTGGAAGTGGTCTGACGCCATGAAAGTTGCTGTCGTTCAGATGCTAAACCGCGCGGATGCAATAGTCTACGAACGCATCATGGGCCAGTTTGAAGCGTTTGCCGATGCGCCGGACAGGCTAGCAGACCTGGAGACGCTGGTGCCGATGCTATTCGAGCTCCATCTCGACATATACGAACGCATCACGAACCCCAGCAGCGCGGTCGACTATGCCACCCGCATGGAGACCAAGTACCGGCTGGACCGCTGGCTCGATGTCGCTTCGACCTATGTGCGGCTGCTCGGTCGCCCCGACCAAGACCCATTGTGTGTGCGGTTCCTGTGGGCATCGGTGTTAGCTTCCTCCCTGGCAGACAATCCAGTCCGAGAACACATCCTGTTGCTTTGGACCTCGCTTCGCGACTTCTTGATGGCGGAGGATGTCGGGCAGATGGACCTTCCAAATAACGTGGTCATGCCAACCATatcggccgctgcggcggatCGCGAGATCTCGAAGCTCACGACGATGGACTTTTTCCTCGGTCTGTTTCaagaggagatggaggaccCAGTGCATGTCATTGAGACTCTGGAGCCGGTCCTGAACCCGTCATCAGTCTACATACCAAAGGCATCAGAGAGTCCCGGAGCTTCGGCGGATCCTTCTGAGAGGACGCTGGAGGACAAGCAAGTGGATGCACCGTCAGACGAGCAACCGGAAGAGGACACGCCGGTGGATGGGCGGCCCATATCGGAGTTTGCGAACCAGGGCCTCCGCGATCTGTGGAAGTTCTTGCGCAATAGCAGCACGGAGCTGCGGCTCTTTCTGTGGTCACGACTGGGAGACGCCTATGCCAAGATAAAGTATCCGACCAAGCGGTTCTCGTGCCTTCTTAAAAGCATTGAGATGATCGTCGCCGATCTCGAGGGCGACACGTACGCGCAGACACCGGACGATTCTCGCAGACTCCTCTTCATGAGAACGTTGAAGTCGCTTGACGAGCTGCTTATCCAGGCACTGTCCACCGCACTCAACGACGGAAGTGCCTTTGACATCATTGACGACGACCACATACGGTCCAGCAGTTGTGCCATCGCAAAGGTCAACTGCTTGCTCCACGTCGCGCCCCTCTGCGAAGACGAGGCTCGGGTCGGCATGACCACCGCCCCctccaacaacagcaccTTCATGAGCCTGGTGACCAAGCTGCGAGAGATGCAGGTGCGCGCCTGGTCCCTCCAGTACACCATTTTCAAGGCCGCTCTGCCCCAGCAGGAGAGCGTCATCTCACCTGAGAATGACCTGGCCGACTTCCTCGCGGCAGTCCATCGAGCAATCGGCCTACGCAAATTCTGCAAGGTGTCCAACAAGATCTTTCTCAAGATGatgcgcctcgagctcctcaagTTCAAGAACATTGAAAACTGGGAGGACAATCTTGGACAGGTTCTCTATGACCTGCACGGGCTCAagctgggcgtcggcgtctgggAGGTGCAGGAGCATGGCTGCCCCTACGACAAGCTGGAGAAGCGCCAGTCCATGCAGCTCGTGGAGAAGATCATGATTCTCGCCAACCGCATGCCCATGAAGGACCTGCTCAAGTCGGACCTCAAGACGACCATCGAGCATATGCAGCAGACGATCGGCCAGCCCAAGTCTACGCCGCAAATGTATCACAACCTGCGCAACTTTACCGAGGCCCTCAAGAAGCCCATCCACCCGCTTCGCCTGTATCAAGCTCTCTCGGGGGGCGTGGCGGTCGACTCGGTCACGGCCAATGTGCctgaggcggcgctggccaagttTGGCTGGTTCTTCCTTCTGGGCATGATTGCCTTGACCAAGTTCAAGGGCGTCGACCTCAATCGCCGCCAGACGCCGGGCGCCACGGATGATTTGCGCATCGGCGCCACGTTCctgcggctgcagctgcagttCACGGCGGACAACTGGGAGGCGTGGTTTCGCCTTGCGGAGTGCTTCGACtacgagctcgacgagtcgGTGCTGTGGTCGGCAGACAAGATGAACAAGGACCGCGCGGAGCTGGTCAAGTTCCAGCGCAATGCCATCCATTGCTACACGCTCGCCCTGTCCCACTCGCGCCATCTGGAGATTGGCGTCAACGACAGCGACCCCCTGCACGATCTGTACCACAAGTTCGCCATGCGTCTGTATTCGTCAAGTCGCGAGCCTTTTGCTATGGAGCCCTTCAAACATTCGGACCAGGAGCGCTTTTTTATAGAAACCATGGGCGCGGGTACGTTCAAGAAGATACTCCATGACGAAATGTCCGAGTACAAGGTGTGGAAGTTTGCGGCCAAGCTCTTCCGGATGGCTATGGCGCGGAGGCCTGCCAACTGGAAGAACCCGTACATGCTCGCCAAGTGCTACTGGAAGATGTTCCAAACCCCGGAAGAGAGGCTGGACGCAACGGACCGGAAGTCAAGGATAACGACGACCCTTGTCGTGGACTCGCTGAAGAAATCGATCGAGGTGGCCACCAATGCCCAGAAGTCACGGCGCAGCGACCCCATCCTAGAGCCGCATTACAAGATTGTCTCTGTCCTGCACAAAATAGTCACTCGGGGCGACATGACCCCAAgcgaggcggagacgacgatgtcCAAGCAGCCATTCGGCCTGGTGCGGCAGCATCCCGAGTCAGACCAATGGGGGGACTTTTCCAAACCACATCAGTGGGAGGACTACGTTATTCACAACCTCACAAGACTCCGCGACCGGGACAGATCCAACTGGCACCATCGGATCGTGATGCGCCACGCCCGGATTCTGTTCGAGGAGGGCAAATCATTCGGCGAGATGGACGAAGGCGTGGACCGTCGCTTAGTTGTGGCCGAGGCTGCCTTTGCCATTCTCAAGGAGAACATGTTCACCAAAACGATGGTTATGAACGTGTGGAAGTGTGACGCCGAGCGGCCTGGCCGACACTACGTCTTCACCGAGCAGTACGTGCGGTTCATGACGAAGCTGCTCCAGATCAAGGCCGACCGAACCaacctggagctgctgctccgacGGCTGCGCAAGAAGGGCGCCGACTTCTACCATTTCACGGACCTGTGGGCGACTTGCTCCATGGCCTACATCGAGCTCCTCCGTGCGGCCTACAAGGTGCTGCCGGTCTCGGATGACGTGTACAAGTCCCTCTCAACCGAGGAGTTTGACATTATCAGTGAGCGCATCACGGAATGGGCTGCTGGGGACGGGCCTCACATTGATGAGCTCACGTGCATGAAGGAAGCGGTGGAGCTGAAGAAGCTGAATGCCAACCTCATGAAGGCGACACCGATCGACGACCTCATCAGCGAGTGCTACACCAAGATAtacctcgacgtcgcgcctACGCTACCTGGGGTGGAGCCTAGCAAGATCATTGCCGAACGGAACCACGCCAAGGAAGTCGCCGCtcagctcgaggccgtcgcgcaAGCCGATGCGAAACAGCCAAAGTCTCTGAGCAGCCTACTCAACCCGACCAACGGACAAGAGAGCGCGGCAGGAAGCGCGAcgcccctcgacgccgacaagtCCGAGGCCGCGCCGCGTGCGAGAAAAGGCGTGAGACGACCCGACATCCTTCGCAAGGCAGAGCAGGCAGTCGTTCGCGTGATGGAGGTGCCAAAGCCGGCCACGATCAAGAGCCGCGTCGGCAGCATGTCCAGCAAGCGCGGCAGCCAGACTCCGGCCATGGCCCTCAGCGATGcgggcagcgacgaggacgaggacgaggacgaggaagggcCCGACGCTCAGGTCCGTCgtgaggcggcggagaacCTTGACGAGGAGATGCCGGACGCAGACGTGCACGATGAAGGTGAGGACGACGGGCACGACGACTCTCGGGCGGACAAGGAGCACGATACGGAAGTCGGCAGCATTCACGACTCTGCAGACGACGAAAGCGACTTGAGCGATGTGCCCGAGGGCTACGACGAGGAAGTCCCCCCTGGCCTCCTGTTCCCCAACTTGAGCCGAGCTCAGGAAAGCGGCGAAACGAGCGGCGAAGAGGCGGACAGCGAGAGCGAGGGTGAAGAGggggacgaggccgacgaggccgatgaagacgaagCTGAGCAGCGCTCAGGTGCCGAAGAAGagcacgacgaggagggcgagcaAGAGCATGAacatgaagaagaagacgaagatgGTGGCGTGGCAGAAGATGTTGCGCATGAGGGCGAACACGCACACGAGGATGAGCAGGAGGATGGACTCGATGAGCATATGGACGaagtcgagggcgagggcgaggaggaggaggaggacgacgccgaagaggtcgacgaagaagaggaggaggaaggggacgaggaggaggctgaaGAGGTCggtgaggaagaaggcgaggaagacgaggaggaggctgagggtgagggcgaggatgagggcgagggcgaggatgaggatggggatgaggatggtgacgaagaggacgaagaaggcgaagagggcgtcaacgacgacacaGAAATTGGCGAGGCAGATGCGGAGCACGGCTCAGACTAG